Proteins from a genomic interval of Bdellovibrio sp. ArHS:
- a CDS encoding DUF3943 domain-containing protein, with amino-acid sequence MKRLKIVMLIAFLTVGFSSFAAQASKEPRKILVSVGDIQENYSLRWRKETCALIHTIANQVSDVAVNVTCRSFDTADFLDKELEELRRHNDYHLRLTRNKDGSISMDAANWRRNYETDFESVSWSFKKSTIDKIQSEALAKAVVNFFVYATNEESFKAGLLVNGAAESSEIIYDQKQGLFLDKLTNEPLTIDQAYRRFEGESPRKKNYLRTATEIGVTLSAALALYYKNLAYNRQDFDYTLGDGLRKKLNGEAILFDDNDKFANVGHIFAGVLYYQVARSNGYNALESFLVSFASSAVWEFMEYHEVFSLNDQIMTPVGGYVIGEATYQISCALLAKGTTAGKVLAYGINPGLALNHAIDKIKTGDKYASQPDCKKPRWSDISMYIGLEKNQKAFKPTAENTYVVGLSADVVNIENYAKPGHEAKMVYDTAMVKAILENNGGDGMGDLKLIAQVTMAAYYKKNVELDARGQLRGYDLILGVGSGTTFHDRGSDKGSGHEDFYGTINILGATARANIYYKGMNIQAEFGFYGDFAMVKSWALNDFQTQNGGSLAGQSGVIQKRGYYWGLGTTTLAALSAEQGRVKFGYELQSSQASDIKSRHRNQQDIQDPADFSDSFVSHKIYVRFRLTKNLSFQLSQETIVREGSANGQASAKGKESRTMGTLVYLF; translated from the coding sequence ATGAAAAGATTAAAAATAGTCATGCTTATTGCTTTTCTAACCGTCGGCTTTTCAAGCTTTGCAGCCCAAGCCTCGAAAGAGCCTAGAAAAATTCTGGTTTCCGTAGGCGACATTCAAGAAAATTACAGTCTGCGCTGGCGCAAAGAAACCTGTGCCTTAATCCATACCATTGCCAATCAAGTCAGTGACGTTGCCGTCAATGTCACCTGCCGTAGTTTTGATACGGCTGATTTTTTAGACAAGGAACTGGAAGAACTGCGTCGCCATAATGACTACCACCTACGTCTGACTCGAAACAAAGATGGCAGCATCAGCATGGATGCGGCCAACTGGCGTCGCAACTATGAAACAGATTTTGAAAGCGTGAGCTGGAGTTTCAAAAAGTCCACGATCGATAAAATACAAAGTGAGGCCTTGGCAAAAGCCGTCGTAAATTTCTTCGTTTATGCGACCAATGAAGAAAGTTTTAAGGCAGGGCTTTTGGTCAATGGGGCTGCAGAATCCTCAGAGATCATCTATGATCAGAAGCAAGGTCTGTTCCTGGACAAGCTGACCAACGAGCCCTTAACGATCGATCAAGCCTATCGCCGCTTTGAAGGAGAAAGTCCACGCAAGAAAAACTATCTACGAACCGCTACTGAAATTGGTGTGACTCTTTCCGCGGCTCTGGCGCTTTATTATAAAAACCTTGCGTACAATCGACAGGATTTCGACTACACGCTGGGTGACGGCCTTCGCAAAAAGCTGAACGGCGAAGCCATTCTTTTCGATGACAATGATAAATTTGCCAACGTCGGTCATATTTTTGCTGGAGTGCTTTACTATCAAGTGGCGCGCTCTAACGGCTATAATGCTCTGGAATCTTTCCTCGTCAGCTTTGCCTCTTCCGCAGTTTGGGAATTCATGGAGTATCACGAGGTCTTTTCTTTAAACGATCAGATTATGACCCCGGTCGGTGGCTATGTTATCGGCGAAGCGACCTATCAAATCTCGTGTGCCTTGCTGGCCAAAGGCACCACTGCGGGAAAAGTTTTGGCTTATGGAATCAATCCCGGTTTGGCTTTGAATCATGCGATCGACAAAATTAAAACTGGCGATAAATACGCCTCTCAGCCGGATTGTAAAAAACCACGATGGTCGGATATTTCTATGTACATTGGCCTGGAAAAAAATCAAAAAGCCTTTAAGCCCACGGCTGAAAACACCTACGTCGTCGGTTTAAGTGCCGATGTTGTTAATATTGAAAACTACGCAAAGCCCGGACACGAAGCCAAAATGGTCTATGATACAGCCATGGTGAAAGCCATCTTGGAAAACAACGGCGGCGACGGGATGGGCGATTTAAAACTCATCGCCCAAGTCACGATGGCCGCTTATTACAAAAAGAATGTGGAACTGGATGCTCGCGGGCAGCTGCGCGGTTATGATCTAATTCTTGGTGTCGGCTCGGGCACCACATTTCATGATCGAGGATCAGACAAAGGCTCGGGGCATGAAGACTTCTACGGAACGATCAACATTTTGGGCGCAACAGCTCGCGCTAACATCTATTACAAAGGCATGAATATCCAGGCGGAGTTCGGTTTCTATGGAGACTTCGCCATGGTGAAATCCTGGGCCCTCAATGACTTCCAAACGCAAAATGGCGGCTCCCTTGCGGGGCAATCAGGCGTCATACAAAAACGCGGTTACTATTGGGGTCTGGGAACGACGACGTTAGCCGCCCTTTCCGCTGAACAAGGCCGGGTAAAGTTCGGATATGAATTGCAATCATCCCAGGCCTCGGACATAAAGTCGCGTCACCGCAATCAGCAGGATATTCAAGACCCCGCTGATTTTAGTGACTCCTTTGTCTCGCATAAGATTTACGTAAGATTCCGTCTGACAAAAAATCTAAGCTTTCAGCTTTCGCAAGAAACCATCGTCCGCGAAGGCTCCGCCAATGGACAGGCATCGGCGAAAGGCAAAGAATCCCGCACTATGGGAACTTTGGTTTATCTATTCTAA
- a CDS encoding sigma-70 family RNA polymerase sigma factor, with protein sequence MSVKSSESFQHFYEAHAAKVRGLLFRLAGEDPLKDLTQEAFMKAWEHRAKFREESTASTWIFRIAYNCAVDYLRKNRKLDELPTIAVANSLESDLSNRQLVDLMLSSLSVENRAVVVLYYLEDQSIKEISEALSIPEGTVKSRLSQARSKMTELLERKGVRL encoded by the coding sequence GTGAGTGTAAAGTCCTCGGAATCTTTTCAGCATTTCTATGAAGCTCACGCCGCAAAGGTGCGTGGGCTTCTGTTTCGTCTGGCGGGAGAGGATCCTTTAAAAGATCTGACGCAAGAAGCATTCATGAAAGCTTGGGAACACCGGGCTAAGTTTCGAGAAGAGAGCACGGCTTCCACCTGGATCTTTAGAATTGCCTACAATTGTGCTGTGGACTATCTGCGAAAAAACAGAAAGCTGGACGAACTTCCCACCATCGCAGTGGCCAACTCATTAGAGTCCGATCTTTCCAATCGCCAGTTAGTCGATTTGATGCTTTCCTCTTTGAGTGTCGAGAATCGGGCGGTGGTGGTTCTTTATTATTTGGAAGATCAAAGTATCAAGGAAATTTCAGAAGCTCTGAGTATTCCGGAAGGAACCGTTAAATCACGTTTAAGCCAGGCGCGGTCGAAAATGACAGAGCTATTGGAACGGAAAGGAGTACGACTATGA
- a CDS encoding FliG C-terminal domain-containing protein produces MLDRYKKKGGFYQLLQLLETSPAAKREQFLSLIAGESPAWEEALRKRILTITRVYSWDGQYLVEIFSRVQPLTLANAMHGNPPEQVEQLLGCLPPISKRKITDLMAESNPTPAEKSTCISRMLSDVRGFISQGIIRLEKIDPELHVPENIEEMLNLNAFAVPTYDYDVAKKDVKPNVVGESDDVNSQEVDFLKRKMNQLVSEVNALKHENSVLKDKLAQIKKIA; encoded by the coding sequence ATGTTAGACAGATACAAAAAAAAGGGCGGCTTTTATCAATTATTGCAGTTGTTGGAAACTTCACCGGCGGCAAAGCGGGAGCAGTTTCTATCACTTATTGCGGGGGAAAGTCCCGCATGGGAAGAAGCGCTTCGTAAGCGCATTCTTACTATCACCCGGGTTTATTCCTGGGACGGGCAGTATCTTGTCGAGATCTTCTCACGAGTGCAGCCTTTGACCTTGGCTAATGCAATGCATGGCAATCCTCCAGAGCAGGTGGAACAGCTCTTAGGCTGTTTGCCGCCGATCTCTAAGAGGAAGATCACAGATTTGATGGCAGAGTCTAATCCGACTCCGGCCGAAAAATCGACGTGTATTTCACGGATGCTTTCAGACGTTCGCGGGTTCATTTCGCAGGGGATTATTCGACTTGAAAAAATCGATCCCGAGCTTCACGTTCCCGAGAATATCGAGGAGATGCTGAACTTAAATGCATTCGCGGTTCCTACCTACGATTATGACGTGGCAAAAAAAGATGTTAAGCCTAATGTTGTTGGTGAGTCAGACGACGTGAATTCCCAAGAGGTTGATTTTCTGAAAAGGAAGATGAATCAGTTGGTGTCGGAAGTGAATGCGCTAAAGCATGAAAATTCCGTTTTAAAAGACAAGCTCGCACAGATTAAAAAAATTGCGTAG
- a CDS encoding Spy/CpxP family protein refolding chaperone, translating into MKFNQFLASVMVLTMISTTALARSPGREARHKGDEILPMEKHFNPEKMKELGLTDEQSAKLKSLRESKKAEFEKLREEMKEARHKFKQMIRSNASREEVQKAFQLMFAKKEQLAQGRLQSILDARDLLTEEQKVKLFSQGK; encoded by the coding sequence ATGAAGTTCAATCAATTTCTTGCGTCCGTCATGGTCTTAACGATGATTTCTACCACAGCCTTGGCCCGAAGTCCGGGAAGAGAGGCGCGTCACAAGGGCGATGAAATCCTGCCCATGGAAAAGCACTTTAATCCTGAGAAAATGAAAGAGTTAGGACTGACCGACGAGCAATCGGCAAAATTGAAATCGCTGCGGGAATCCAAAAAAGCCGAGTTTGAAAAGTTGCGTGAAGAGATGAAAGAGGCTCGTCATAAGTTTAAACAGATGATTCGTTCCAATGCTTCTCGGGAAGAAGTCCAAAAGGCCTTTCAGTTAATGTTTGCTAAGAAAGAGCAGTTGGCGCAAGGAAGATTGCAAAGCATTTTAGACGCGCGGGACCTCTTGACCGAAGAACAGAAAGTGAAACTTTTTAGCCAGGGAAAATAA
- a CDS encoding pyroglutamyl-peptidase I, which yields MSKILITGFRPFLGEKVNPSEILLEWLKKDFAHLTETLLLPVSFSEAPQQLQSHLQKNSYAAILMLGQAGGRSKVSLERVALNWTETEHPDEDGFKPSRGVIQQGSESALFTALPVSEWKEDLLQKNLPVEISLSAGGYVCNYTYYHTLNWLKMHDKALSACFIHVPYLKQQLADKAQTTPSMELETMKTVLAEILFKLA from the coding sequence ATGAGTAAAATCCTGATAACGGGGTTTCGTCCCTTCTTAGGAGAAAAAGTGAATCCCAGTGAAATCCTTCTTGAGTGGCTCAAGAAGGATTTTGCCCATTTGACGGAGACGCTTTTGTTGCCAGTGTCTTTTTCGGAGGCTCCTCAACAGCTTCAGAGTCATTTACAGAAAAATTCCTACGCAGCCATTCTAATGTTGGGCCAGGCCGGAGGACGCAGTAAGGTTTCGCTGGAACGTGTGGCTTTAAACTGGACTGAAACAGAGCATCCCGATGAAGACGGATTTAAGCCGTCGCGAGGAGTGATTCAACAAGGGTCGGAAAGTGCTCTGTTTACTGCGCTGCCTGTCAGCGAATGGAAAGAGGACTTGCTACAAAAGAACCTTCCCGTCGAGATTTCCTTGAGTGCCGGTGGTTATGTTTGCAACTATACCTACTACCACACTCTGAACTGGCTTAAAATGCACGATAAGGCCCTGTCCGCTTGCTTTATTCACGTCCCCTACCTCAAGCAGCAGTTGGCAGACAAGGCTCAGACGACGCCGTCTATGGAGTTAGAGACGATGAAGACAGTTCTAGCTGAAATTCTTTTTAAGTTGGCATAA
- a CDS encoding MFS transporter yields the protein MASVSQPSSASTNNIWKVISASSAGTLIEWYDFYIFGSLATIISTLFFPKGHETVALLSTLATFATGFIVRPFGALLFGRIGDVVGRKYAFMVTLLIMGGATTAIGLLPTYEQVGMLAPVGLLILRLLQGLALGGEYGGAATYVAEHSPDGQRGFYTSFIQTTATLGLFISLGVILTTRMSLGEAAFAEWGWRIPFILSVALVIFSYFIRKRMSESPVFQEMKASGKASKSPLRDSFLNPENRRMVILALFGATAGQGVVWYTGQFYALYYLQTVLKVDFVVANSIIAVALLLGTPFFIFFGALSDKIGRKKIMLSGMVIAALSYLPLYKAMEHFSGWTPEAGSPHPNVVMLTVLVFIQVIFVTMVYGPIAAFLVELFPTSIRYTSMSLPYHIGNGVFGGLVPFIGTALVATTGNHFAGLIYPIGIALVTAVIGFFYIKEKRDTKWFSKDEAA from the coding sequence ATGGCATCCGTTTCACAGCCCTCGTCGGCATCGACGAATAATATCTGGAAGGTGATTAGCGCCTCAAGTGCGGGAACTCTGATCGAGTGGTATGACTTTTATATTTTCGGGTCACTTGCAACTATCATCTCCACTTTGTTTTTTCCGAAGGGCCATGAAACTGTAGCTCTTCTGAGTACGCTGGCGACATTTGCAACAGGTTTTATTGTAAGACCTTTCGGAGCCTTGCTTTTCGGGCGTATTGGTGACGTCGTCGGGCGTAAGTACGCTTTTATGGTGACTCTTCTTATTATGGGAGGAGCGACAACGGCGATTGGTCTTTTGCCGACCTACGAGCAGGTGGGAATGTTGGCTCCCGTGGGACTTCTAATTCTACGTCTTCTTCAAGGACTGGCACTGGGTGGAGAGTACGGTGGCGCAGCGACCTACGTGGCGGAACATAGCCCCGATGGTCAAAGAGGATTTTACACCAGCTTTATTCAGACGACGGCCACACTGGGATTGTTTATTTCGTTGGGCGTGATTCTTACCACGCGAATGTCCTTAGGCGAAGCCGCCTTTGCCGAATGGGGTTGGCGAATTCCGTTTATTCTTTCTGTCGCTTTGGTGATATTCAGCTACTTCATTCGCAAACGCATGAGTGAGTCTCCGGTTTTTCAAGAGATGAAGGCCAGCGGGAAGGCTTCGAAATCGCCTTTGCGTGACAGCTTTTTAAATCCAGAGAATCGTCGCATGGTGATTCTTGCCTTGTTCGGAGCAACCGCAGGGCAGGGCGTGGTGTGGTACACCGGACAATTCTATGCTCTTTATTATCTGCAGACAGTTTTAAAAGTCGACTTCGTCGTAGCAAATTCCATCATTGCTGTTGCGTTGTTGCTGGGAACTCCGTTCTTCATATTTTTCGGAGCTTTGTCTGACAAAATAGGACGAAAGAAAATCATGTTGTCAGGAATGGTGATTGCGGCTTTAAGTTACTTGCCACTTTATAAGGCCATGGAGCATTTCTCCGGTTGGACACCCGAGGCGGGGTCACCTCATCCTAATGTCGTAATGTTGACGGTTCTGGTTTTTATTCAAGTTATTTTTGTGACGATGGTTTATGGTCCGATCGCGGCCTTCTTAGTGGAACTCTTCCCCACGTCTATTCGTTACACGTCGATGTCTCTTCCATACCACATCGGTAACGGTGTGTTCGGCGGCTTGGTCCCTTTTATTGGTACAGCCCTTGTGGCCACGACAGGCAATCACTTTGCGGGTCTGATTTATCCGATTGGCATTGCCCTGGTGACCGCCGTGATAGGCTTCTTTTATATCAAGGAAAAGCGGGATACGAAGTGGTTTTCTAAAGACGAGGCGGCTTAG
- a CDS encoding DUF1904 domain-containing protein, with the protein MPHIRTRAIKTEVVSQMSKELPKLLAAEMNTAEDNFTFEAVSTQFFNQGVTEESYPFVEVLWFARSQEVQDRCAQILTEKIKELTPAPDVVVVFQVLEKNAYYENGKHF; encoded by the coding sequence ATGCCTCATATCCGCACGCGTGCAATAAAAACAGAAGTTGTAAGTCAAATGAGTAAAGAACTGCCAAAGCTATTAGCGGCGGAAATGAATACCGCAGAAGATAACTTTACCTTTGAGGCGGTCTCAACTCAGTTTTTTAATCAGGGAGTGACCGAAGAATCGTACCCTTTTGTGGAAGTGCTGTGGTTCGCGCGTAGCCAAGAGGTTCAGGATCGCTGCGCGCAAATTCTAACAGAGAAAATCAAAGAACTGACGCCGGCCCCGGATGTTGTCGTTGTTTTTCAGGTTTTGGAAAAAAACGCCTACTACGAAAATGGAAAACATTTTTAA
- a CDS encoding alpha/beta hydrolase, with product MKYLLATAGFLALTACAGKSIKENSASASLVKGFDAELSGYQYPFHVQYHSLKSQGQDLKMAYMDIPAGKPSEKVIVLLHGKNFPGAYFEQVILGLNQEGYRVIVPDQVGFGKSSKPSKYQYSFQTLAQNTANLLDSLKVEKFYLLGHSMGGMVGSRFALMYPQRVTKLFLVNPIGLEDWKTMTSYRNIDEGYKAELATTPEKIKQYQLDSYYDGKWKPEYDKWLEIPTGWLQGPDYPLIAWNAALTADMIFTQPVYYEFKNIKSPTVLIIGDRDRTAIGKAWANEDMKKKMGNYPVISRQVAKMIPKAKLVELKGLGHMPFIEDFEAFWRALSKNL from the coding sequence ATGAAGTATTTGTTAGCTACTGCCGGTTTTTTGGCTCTTACTGCTTGTGCTGGTAAAAGCATAAAAGAAAATTCCGCAAGCGCATCCTTAGTTAAGGGATTCGATGCGGAACTTTCAGGCTATCAATACCCTTTTCACGTTCAATACCATTCTTTGAAATCTCAGGGTCAAGATTTGAAGATGGCCTACATGGACATTCCCGCAGGAAAACCGAGCGAGAAGGTCATAGTCCTTCTACATGGAAAAAACTTTCCGGGAGCATATTTCGAACAAGTGATTTTAGGTTTAAATCAAGAAGGCTACCGAGTAATAGTCCCGGACCAAGTGGGCTTCGGGAAGTCGTCCAAACCATCTAAGTACCAATATAGCTTCCAAACTCTGGCACAAAACACAGCGAATCTTTTAGATAGTTTAAAAGTGGAAAAGTTCTATCTTCTTGGCCACTCTATGGGAGGAATGGTGGGTTCCCGTTTTGCTTTGATGTATCCACAAAGAGTGACCAAACTCTTCTTGGTGAATCCAATTGGTCTTGAGGACTGGAAGACCATGACCTCTTATCGAAATATCGACGAAGGGTACAAAGCCGAACTCGCCACGACACCTGAAAAAATAAAACAGTATCAGTTGGATAGTTACTATGATGGGAAATGGAAACCCGAATACGACAAGTGGCTGGAAATTCCAACAGGCTGGTTGCAAGGCCCTGACTATCCGCTTATCGCTTGGAATGCGGCACTTACTGCAGACATGATCTTCACACAACCGGTCTATTACGAGTTTAAAAATATCAAATCCCCCACCGTCTTAATTATTGGAGATCGCGATCGAACAGCTATCGGCAAGGCCTGGGCCAACGAAGACATGAAAAAGAAAATGGGCAACTATCCCGTCATCAGCCGACAGGTCGCAAAGATGATTCCGAAAGCGAAACTAGTCGAGTTAAAAGGCTTGGGACATATGCCTTTCATCGAGGATTTCGAAGCATTCTGGAGAGCACTGAGTAAAAATTTATAG
- a CDS encoding methyltransferase domain-containing protein, with translation MRKDTWNPQQYHKFLNERSLPFFDLMDMIDSKSSLRRVVDLGCGAGDLTEVLHQKVHAQETWGFDTSEAMLEKAQKLSSEGLHFAKESIENIRQHGKFDLIFSNAALQWCENHPKLFHDLKDSLQPQGQLAVQMPMNHDYATHLLAVRMSEENHWKNLLQGNSYRQHLTMLPPEGYATLLFKLGFKEQKVLQRIYAHVMTSREDVISWVQGSLLTYFQSQLSPEDFATFLTEYRESLFQELPDDKPFFYPFKRILIWARL, from the coding sequence ATGCGTAAAGATACTTGGAATCCCCAGCAATATCATAAATTCCTAAATGAGCGTTCCCTGCCATTCTTTGACCTTATGGACATGATCGATAGCAAATCTTCCCTAAGACGTGTCGTGGATTTAGGTTGCGGTGCGGGTGACTTGACTGAAGTTCTTCATCAGAAAGTGCATGCGCAAGAAACCTGGGGTTTTGATACATCAGAAGCGATGCTGGAAAAAGCCCAGAAGCTTTCTTCGGAAGGTCTTCACTTTGCAAAAGAATCCATTGAAAATATCCGCCAGCATGGAAAATTTGATCTTATATTTTCAAATGCCGCTCTTCAATGGTGTGAGAATCATCCAAAACTTTTCCATGATTTAAAAGACTCGTTACAACCTCAGGGACAGCTTGCCGTGCAAATGCCGATGAATCATGACTATGCGACTCACCTGTTGGCGGTAAGGATGAGCGAGGAAAATCATTGGAAAAATCTTCTTCAAGGGAACTCATACCGGCAGCATCTGACGATGCTGCCTCCCGAAGGTTACGCCACTCTTCTTTTTAAGTTGGGATTTAAAGAGCAGAAAGTCCTTCAACGGATTTATGCCCACGTCATGACCTCGCGCGAGGATGTAATCAGTTGGGTGCAAGGAAGTCTTTTAACTTACTTCCAGAGTCAACTTTCCCCTGAGGACTTCGCGACCTTCCTGACGGAATATCGCGAAAGCCTTTTTCAGGAACTGCCCGATGATAAACCCTTTTTCTATCCGTTTAAAAGAATTTTGATATGGGCGCGTCTGTAG
- a CDS encoding OmpA family protein, which produces MKTLILTAILCVGSFSYANQARQDSTSSTMEFTREEAETAPRGLLPFIGLGGGYTGYDEDGSVEGTPATLKLLGSWYLQAPVVFDLGYGVNNQQFTQAGNNEDTAMTGGALEFAARYRWDSTRWQGGIVANQLYEQGPDFGADQGDAHFVGLQALKEFNLSASWLARLGARAMAMTNTVDNNVYMYLIDLQIGWNPSAYRTSVRTTENPMQTEEMIVDETEVIEPARPVAKTAPSSALEAVGLTALVPGENNVEFPTAQATVSPDDKEKLASMAAVLEENKDLYDRVEIRGYADSSGSEEFNKQISKQRAEQVRSILQQNGLKDVDVTAVGKGTADSTGMQAADRRAEVIFIGVKDEAKLRDALSTIE; this is translated from the coding sequence ATGAAAACACTGATCCTCACTGCAATATTATGTGTTGGTTCCTTTTCTTACGCGAATCAAGCACGTCAAGATTCAACATCCAGTACGATGGAGTTCACTCGAGAAGAAGCTGAAACGGCCCCCCGAGGCCTCCTTCCCTTTATTGGGCTAGGTGGTGGTTACACTGGATATGATGAAGACGGCTCCGTAGAAGGAACCCCCGCAACCCTTAAACTGTTAGGCTCTTGGTACCTACAGGCACCTGTGGTCTTTGACCTGGGCTATGGTGTGAACAACCAGCAGTTCACACAAGCGGGAAATAATGAAGACACCGCAATGACCGGCGGTGCTCTCGAATTTGCGGCTCGCTATCGTTGGGACAGCACACGCTGGCAAGGCGGTATCGTCGCCAACCAATTATATGAGCAAGGTCCCGACTTCGGCGCAGACCAAGGTGATGCTCACTTCGTCGGCTTGCAGGCGTTGAAAGAATTCAATCTTTCCGCAAGTTGGCTAGCCCGCTTAGGAGCACGTGCCATGGCGATGACTAATACTGTCGACAACAATGTTTACATGTACCTGATTGACTTACAAATCGGTTGGAATCCTTCAGCGTACCGTACTTCAGTCAGAACCACGGAAAATCCGATGCAAACTGAAGAAATGATTGTCGATGAAACAGAAGTCATCGAGCCAGCCCGTCCCGTCGCCAAAACGGCACCTAGCTCTGCTTTAGAGGCCGTGGGTCTGACGGCTTTAGTTCCCGGAGAAAACAACGTTGAGTTCCCAACCGCGCAAGCCACTGTCTCGCCAGACGACAAGGAAAAACTTGCAAGCATGGCTGCCGTTCTCGAAGAAAATAAAGACTTGTATGATCGCGTGGAAATTCGCGGTTATGCAGATTCATCCGGCAGCGAAGAATTCAACAAACAAATTTCGAAACAACGTGCCGAACAAGTTCGTTCCATCTTACAGCAAAATGGACTTAAGGACGTCGATGTGACCGCCGTCGGCAAAGGCACAGCCGATTCAACCGGCATGCAAGCGGCAGATCGTCGCGCTGAAGTCATATTCATTGGTGTCAAAGATGAAGCGAAGCTACGTGATGCCCTTTCAACGATTGAATAA
- a CDS encoding S8 family serine peptidase yields MKYVLLFILFWPTSSFSAPASFVPGEFVVRLKKNVSVQTTSWSRLEQSLGATVKDIIPEQNIVVIQRASFEDPQVALKLLAENKLVEIAEPNFIYQAHRTPNDPMFLQQWGLYNYGQTDADLTSGIRGMDIGALKAWDITTGSKNMIVAVVDSGIDYYHPDLQGNLWTNQKELSGKEGVDDDQNGIVDDIFGANFVDSAHPTGDPMDDYGHGTHVSGTIGAQSFNGQGVSGTAWHVKLLPVKFLNENGTGQLTSAIKAIHYARSMGAKIYSNSWGGGGYSENLKQAIEMTSQTGGVFVASAGNDSSNNDEIPEYPASYPVANVIAVGSMNNRGRLSDFSNYGRYSVDVAAPGENILSTDLYGGYTILSGTSMAVPHISGIAVLLWSKNPELKNTTIRSRIMSTTKNLLGGARIRRGLAYAPAALQNAITNPDPDDPRSWKQLAVKISTTHPYLNNASQEFAVYIPGAKRIALYFAKFKTEVDLDKVELLNRRGERVYEVFGKHDGEYSLPVDGDYVKIVFTSDGSVTDYGFDVTRAAWE; encoded by the coding sequence ATGAAATACGTTCTGCTTTTCATTCTGTTTTGGCCAACGTCTTCTTTCTCTGCGCCCGCCTCGTTTGTGCCGGGCGAGTTCGTCGTAAGGTTAAAGAAAAATGTTTCCGTGCAAACCACTTCTTGGTCTCGTTTAGAACAGTCTCTAGGGGCGACAGTCAAAGATATTATTCCGGAACAAAACATTGTCGTTATTCAAAGAGCTAGCTTTGAGGACCCGCAAGTCGCCCTCAAACTTCTTGCCGAAAACAAGCTTGTCGAAATTGCCGAACCAAATTTCATTTATCAGGCGCACCGGACGCCCAATGATCCGATGTTTCTTCAGCAGTGGGGCCTTTATAATTATGGCCAAACAGATGCGGATCTCACTTCCGGCATTCGCGGAATGGATATCGGCGCCCTTAAAGCTTGGGATATAACGACCGGCTCCAAGAACATGATCGTGGCTGTTGTCGATTCAGGTATCGATTACTATCACCCCGATCTTCAAGGAAACCTTTGGACCAACCAGAAAGAACTTTCTGGGAAAGAGGGAGTTGATGATGATCAAAACGGAATTGTTGACGACATTTTCGGGGCAAATTTTGTTGATTCAGCCCATCCTACTGGAGACCCCATGGATGATTATGGCCATGGCACCCATGTTTCCGGCACAATCGGCGCTCAGTCCTTCAATGGTCAAGGCGTCTCTGGAACCGCTTGGCATGTAAAGCTACTTCCTGTGAAGTTTTTAAATGAAAACGGAACTGGGCAACTGACCAGCGCTATCAAAGCCATTCACTACGCCCGGTCGATGGGGGCAAAAATCTATTCAAATTCATGGGGCGGCGGCGGATATTCGGAGAACTTAAAACAAGCTATCGAAATGACCTCGCAAACCGGTGGCGTCTTTGTCGCTTCCGCAGGCAATGATTCGTCCAATAACGATGAAATTCCTGAGTACCCCGCCAGTTATCCCGTGGCGAATGTAATCGCGGTAGGTTCTATGAACAATCGCGGAAGACTTTCCGACTTTTCTAACTATGGTCGCTACTCCGTGGACGTCGCGGCTCCCGGGGAAAATATTCTTTCAACCGATCTCTATGGAGGATACACGATTCTATCAGGCACATCGATGGCCGTTCCCCATATTTCAGGTATTGCGGTCCTCCTCTGGAGCAAAAATCCCGAACTTAAAAACACGACTATTCGCAGTCGGATTATGAGCACGACCAAAAACCTTTTAGGCGGGGCCCGCATTCGCCGTGGTTTAGCTTATGCCCCAGCGGCTTTGCAAAACGCCATCACCAATCCCGACCCCGATGATCCGCGCTCATGGAAGCAGCTTGCAGTAAAGATCTCGACAACTCATCCCTACCTTAACAACGCCTCTCAGGAATTTGCGGTGTATATTCCCGGAGCCAAACGCATCGCTTTGTATTTCGCCAAGTTTAAGACGGAAGTGGATCTAGACAAAGTGGAACTCTTGAATCGCCGGGGCGAGAGAGTTTATGAAGTATTTGGCAAACACGACGGTGAGTATTCACTTCCCGTGGACGGCGACTATGTCAAAATCGTTTTTACCTCTGACGGAAGCGTGACGGATTATGGATTCGATGTCACTCGGGCCGCGTGGGAATAA